Proteins encoded together in one Thermococcus barophilus MP window:
- a CDS encoding D-2-hydroxyacid dehydrogenase: protein MKVLVAAPLHPKAIELLKNEGFEVVYEEYPDEERLIELAKDVDAIIVRSKPKVTRKVIEAAEKLKVIGRAGVGLDNIDLEAAKEKGIEVVNSPAASSRSVAELTWALILAVARKVAFADRKMREGVWAKKQCMGIELEGKTIGIIGFGRIGYNVAKIAKGFGMRILLYDVIKNYERAEEVGGKFVELEELLKESDVVTIHVPLLDSTYHLIDEEKLKLMKKNAILINPARGPIVDTEALVKALKEGWIYGAGLDVFEEEPLPKDHPLTKLDNVVLTPHIGAGTWEAQERAGVQVVEKVVEILKQKAS, encoded by the coding sequence ATGAAGGTTTTGGTTGCTGCTCCATTACATCCAAAGGCTATTGAGCTTTTGAAGAATGAAGGATTTGAAGTTGTCTATGAAGAGTATCCAGATGAAGAGAGACTCATCGAGCTTGCGAAGGATGTTGATGCTATAATCGTCAGAAGCAAGCCAAAAGTTACAAGAAAGGTCATTGAAGCAGCAGAAAAGCTCAAAGTAATCGGAAGGGCTGGGGTTGGTCTTGACAACATTGACCTTGAAGCCGCCAAAGAAAAAGGAATTGAAGTTGTAAATTCACCAGCGGCATCAAGCAGAAGTGTTGCAGAACTAACTTGGGCTCTGATCTTAGCGGTTGCAAGAAAAGTTGCCTTTGCCGACAGAAAGATGAGGGAAGGAGTCTGGGCAAAGAAGCAGTGTATGGGGATTGAGCTTGAAGGTAAGACTATTGGAATCATAGGATTCGGAAGAATTGGCTACAACGTTGCAAAGATAGCAAAGGGCTTTGGGATGAGGATTCTCCTTTATGATGTAATCAAGAATTACGAAAGAGCTGAAGAAGTGGGAGGAAAGTTCGTTGAGCTTGAGGAGCTTTTGAAGGAAAGTGACGTTGTAACAATTCACGTTCCTCTCTTAGACAGCACATATCACTTAATTGATGAGGAAAAGCTCAAGCTCATGAAAAAGAACGCAATCCTGATTAACCCAGCGAGAGGGCCAATAGTCGATACAGAGGCATTGGTCAAAGCCCTTAAAGAAGGCTGGATTTATGGGGCTGGGTTGGATGTCTTCGAAGAAGAACCGCTTCCAAAAGATCACCCGCTCACAAAGCTTGACAATGTCGTCCTGACACCTCACATCGGAGCAGGCACTTGGGAAGCTCAAGAAAGAGCTGGCGTCCAAGTTGTAGAGAAGGTCGTGGAGATTCTTAAGCAGAAAGCATCCTGA